The proteins below come from a single Marinobacter bohaiensis genomic window:
- the sucC gene encoding ADP-forming succinate--CoA ligase subunit beta, whose protein sequence is MNLHEYQGKQLFAEYGLPVSKGIACDTPQDAVAAAAEIGGERWVVKAQVHAGGRGKAGGVKLVSSKDEIREFAEYWLGRNLVTYQTDENGQPVAKILVEDLTDIDQELYLGAVVDRGSRRIVFMASTEGGVEIEKVAEETPEKILKAEVDPLVGAQPYQGRELAFKLGLKGDQIKQFVKIFLGLAKLFEDKDLALLEINPLVITPAGNLHCLDAKIGVDGNALYRQPQIREMHDPSQEDQREADAAKWELNYVALEGNIGCMVNGAGLAMGTMDIVKLNGGQPANFLDVGGGATKERVTEAFKIILSDDAVKAVLVNIFGGIVRCDMIAEGIIGAVKEVGVKVPVVVRLEGNNAELGSKVLADSGLNIIPATSLTDAAQQVVKAAGGK, encoded by the coding sequence ATGAATTTGCACGAATATCAGGGCAAGCAGCTATTCGCTGAATATGGCCTGCCGGTTTCCAAAGGTATCGCCTGCGATACTCCGCAGGACGCAGTGGCTGCAGCTGCTGAGATTGGCGGTGAGCGCTGGGTTGTGAAGGCCCAGGTTCACGCTGGTGGTCGCGGCAAGGCTGGCGGCGTCAAGCTGGTCAGCAGCAAGGACGAAATCCGTGAATTCGCGGAGTACTGGCTGGGCCGCAATCTGGTGACCTACCAGACTGACGAGAACGGTCAGCCGGTCGCCAAGATCCTGGTTGAAGATCTGACCGACATCGACCAGGAACTGTACCTGGGTGCGGTAGTTGACCGTGGCAGCCGTCGGATCGTTTTCATGGCCTCCACCGAAGGCGGTGTCGAGATCGAGAAGGTTGCCGAGGAAACCCCGGAAAAAATCCTGAAGGCGGAAGTCGACCCGCTGGTCGGTGCGCAGCCGTACCAGGGTCGTGAGCTGGCTTTCAAACTGGGCCTGAAAGGCGACCAGATCAAGCAGTTCGTCAAGATCTTCCTGGGTCTGGCCAAGCTGTTCGAAGACAAGGATCTGGCCCTGCTGGAAATCAACCCGCTGGTCATCACGCCGGCAGGCAACCTGCACTGCCTGGACGCGAAGATTGGCGTTGACGGCAACGCCCTGTACCGTCAGCCGCAGATCCGCGAGATGCACGATCCTTCCCAGGAAGATCAGCGCGAAGCAGATGCCGCGAAATGGGAGCTGAACTACGTCGCTCTGGAAGGCAACATCGGCTGCATGGTTAACGGTGCTGGCCTGGCCATGGGCACCATGGACATCGTCAAGCTGAACGGCGGTCAACCGGCGAACTTCCTTGACGTCGGTGGCGGTGCCACCAAAGAGCGCGTTACCGAAGCGTTCAAGATCATCCTGTCTGACGATGCCGTTAAGGCGGTTCTGGTCAACATCTTCGGCGGTATCGTCCGTTGCGACATGATCGCGGAAGGCATCATCGGTGCCGTGAAGGAAGTGGGCGTCAAAGTTCCTGTCGTGGTTCGCCTGGAAGGCAACAATGCCGAACTGGGTTCCAAAGTACTGGCAGACAGTGGCCTGAACATCATCCCGGCTACCAGTCTGACGGATGCTGCACAGCAAGTCGTAAAAGCCGCGGGAGGTAAGTAA
- the lpdA gene encoding dihydrolipoyl dehydrogenase has product MADKFDVIVIGAGPGGYVAAIKAAQLGMNVACVENWTSKDGKSQVLGGTCLNVGCIPSKALLEISHKFEEASHDFADQGIEVKDPSINIAKMMERKDGIVKQLTGGIAQLFKANGVTPIHGRGRVLANRQVEVTDNDGKTKNYEADNVIIATGSNPIEIPPAPMTEGFIVDSEGALEFDEVPKRLGVIGAGVIGLELGSVWSRLGSEVTVLEALDTFLPAVDQQVAKDAQKQFKKQGLDIKLKARVTGTSVKRNLVNVTYEDAKGEQEQKFDKLIVAVGRRPNTDNLLAADSGVNLDERGFIFVDDNCQTDAPGVFAIGDVVRGPMLAHKASEEGIMVVERIAGHKPQVNYDCIPNVIYTFPEVAWVGKTEEQLKAEGEAYKVGTFPFAANGRAMAANAATGMVKIIADEKTDRILGFHVTGPQASELVAQGVIAMEFGSSAEDLALTCFAHPTLSESVHEAALAAGSGAIHVASKRKKK; this is encoded by the coding sequence ATGGCAGATAAGTTCGATGTAATCGTCATCGGTGCGGGCCCCGGGGGCTACGTTGCCGCGATCAAGGCGGCCCAGTTGGGCATGAACGTCGCGTGTGTTGAGAACTGGACTTCCAAGGACGGTAAGAGCCAGGTGCTGGGTGGTACCTGTCTGAACGTGGGTTGTATCCCGTCCAAGGCGCTGCTGGAGATCTCCCACAAGTTTGAGGAAGCCAGCCACGACTTCGCCGATCAGGGCATTGAGGTCAAGGACCCGAGCATCAACATCGCCAAGATGATGGAGCGCAAGGACGGCATCGTGAAGCAGCTGACCGGCGGCATTGCCCAGCTGTTCAAGGCCAATGGCGTGACCCCGATCCACGGTCGTGGCCGGGTTCTGGCCAACCGTCAGGTGGAAGTCACCGACAACGACGGCAAGACCAAGAACTACGAAGCGGACAACGTCATCATCGCGACCGGTTCCAACCCGATCGAGATCCCGCCGGCCCCGATGACCGAAGGTTTCATCGTGGACTCCGAAGGCGCCCTGGAATTCGATGAAGTGCCCAAGCGTCTGGGCGTCATCGGTGCGGGTGTCATCGGCCTGGAGCTGGGCAGCGTCTGGTCGCGCCTGGGTTCCGAAGTCACTGTTCTGGAAGCTCTGGACACCTTCCTGCCGGCTGTAGACCAGCAGGTCGCGAAGGATGCCCAGAAGCAGTTCAAGAAGCAGGGCCTGGACATCAAGCTGAAGGCACGCGTCACCGGCACCTCCGTCAAGCGTAACCTGGTCAACGTGACCTACGAGGACGCCAAGGGCGAGCAGGAGCAGAAGTTCGACAAGCTGATCGTCGCGGTGGGCCGTCGTCCGAATACGGACAACCTGCTGGCCGCCGACAGCGGTGTGAACCTGGACGAGCGTGGTTTCATCTTTGTTGATGACAACTGCCAGACCGATGCGCCGGGCGTTTTCGCCATCGGCGACGTGGTTCGCGGTCCGATGCTGGCGCATAAAGCGTCGGAAGAGGGCATCATGGTGGTTGAGCGCATCGCCGGCCACAAGCCGCAAGTCAACTACGACTGCATCCCGAACGTGATCTACACCTTCCCGGAAGTGGCCTGGGTCGGCAAGACCGAAGAGCAGCTGAAGGCCGAAGGTGAAGCCTACAAGGTCGGCACCTTCCCGTTCGCGGCCAACGGTCGTGCCATGGCAGCCAACGCAGCCACCGGCATGGTCAAGATCATCGCCGACGAGAAGACCGATCGCATTCTCGGTTTCCATGTCACCGGTCCGCAGGCGTCCGAGCTGGTCGCCCAGGGCGTGATTGCCATGGAATTCGGTTCCAGCGCGGAAGATCTCGCGCTGACCTGTTTCGCGCATCCGACTCTGTCCGAGTCTGTGCACGAGGCCGCACTTGCAGCGGGAAGCGGCGCGATTCACGTCGCTAGCAAGCGCAAGAAAAAATAA
- the odhB gene encoding 2-oxoglutarate dehydrogenase complex dihydrolipoyllysine-residue succinyltransferase, producing MSTEIKAPVFPESVAEGTVATWHKQPGEAVERDELIVDIETDKVVLEVVAPADGVIEEIVKGEGDTVESGEVVGKFKEGAAGSAPAAKPAEEESKAEAPKAEAESKPAGGEAILSPAARKLADENGVDPNAVQGTGKDGRVTKEDVQKHIDSGSKPAAAPAATAAPAADVAPGERPEKRVPMTRLRASIAKRLVNAQQSAAMLTTFNEVNMKPVMELRKQYKETFEKRHGVKLGFMSFFAKAATEALKRFPAVNASIDGNDMVYHGYQDIGVAVSTDRGLVVPVVRDVDGLGLADIEKTIIEYGTKARDGKLGIEDMTGGTFTITNGGIFGSLISTPILNPPQTAILGMHKIQERPMAVNGQVEILPMMYLALSYDHRMIDGKEAVQFLVAIKEMLEDPARILLDV from the coding sequence ATGTCAACTGAAATTAAAGCTCCCGTATTTCCAGAATCCGTCGCCGAGGGCACGGTTGCAACGTGGCACAAGCAGCCGGGCGAAGCCGTTGAACGTGACGAACTGATCGTCGATATCGAGACCGACAAGGTCGTCCTCGAAGTGGTGGCGCCGGCGGACGGCGTGATTGAGGAAATCGTCAAGGGCGAGGGCGACACCGTCGAAAGCGGCGAAGTCGTCGGCAAGTTCAAGGAAGGCGCGGCCGGCAGTGCGCCGGCAGCCAAGCCGGCGGAAGAAGAGAGCAAGGCCGAGGCGCCGAAGGCAGAAGCCGAAAGCAAGCCGGCCGGTGGCGAGGCGATCCTGAGCCCGGCCGCCCGTAAGCTGGCGGACGAAAATGGCGTTGATCCCAATGCCGTGCAGGGCACCGGTAAAGATGGCCGGGTGACCAAGGAAGACGTTCAGAAGCACATCGATTCCGGCAGCAAGCCGGCAGCAGCACCGGCGGCGACCGCAGCACCGGCCGCCGACGTGGCCCCGGGCGAGCGTCCCGAGAAGCGTGTTCCGATGACCCGTCTGCGTGCCAGCATCGCCAAGCGTCTGGTGAATGCGCAGCAGAGCGCCGCCATGCTGACGACTTTCAACGAAGTCAACATGAAGCCGGTGATGGAGCTGCGTAAGCAGTACAAGGAAACCTTCGAGAAGCGCCATGGCGTCAAGCTGGGCTTCATGTCCTTCTTCGCCAAGGCGGCCACCGAAGCCCTCAAACGTTTCCCGGCGGTGAACGCCTCCATCGACGGTAATGACATGGTCTACCACGGTTACCAGGATATCGGCGTTGCGGTGTCCACCGATCGCGGTCTGGTGGTCCCGGTGGTGCGCGATGTCGATGGGCTGGGCCTGGCGGATATCGAGAAGACCATCATCGAGTACGGTACCAAGGCCCGCGACGGCAAGCTGGGTATCGAAGACATGACGGGCGGCACCTTCACCATCACCAACGGCGGTATCTTCGGCTCGCTGATTTCCACGCCGATCCTGAATCCGCCGCAGACCGCCATCCTGGGCATGCATAAGATCCAGGAACGTCCGATGGCCGTTAACGGCCAGGTGGAAATCCTGCCGATGATGTACCTGGCGCTGTCATACGACCACCGCATGATCGACGGCAAGGAAGCGGTTCAGTTCCTGGTCGCCATCAAGGAAATGCTCGAAGATCCGGCGCGGATCCTGCTGGACGTCTGA
- a CDS encoding 2-oxoglutarate dehydrogenase E1 component has translation MHESVMEQLWQTSHLQGGNLTYVEELFETYLTDPNAIPEEWRNYFDKLPRVEGSPGRDVSHNAIREQFEHISRNQRRLALGGVPASATSDADRKQIRVLQLINAYRFRGHQQAQLDPLGVWERQPVEDLEIGFHDLSDADMELEFQTGSLNFGAETMKLRDIVDGLNQTYCGSIGAEYMHVVDTRIKRWFQQRMEPVRSRPEYEAKTRKHILERLTAAEGLEKYLGSRYPGVKRFGLEGGETLIPCVDELIQRAGSYGAKEIVIGMAHRGRLNVLVNTLGKNPRELFDEFEGKKLADVGSGDVKYHQGFSSNVMTEGGEVHLALAFNPSHLEIVSPVVEGSVRARQTRREDPDGTQVVPIIMHGDAAFAGQGVVMETFQMSQTRGYGVGGTIHIVINNQVGFTTSKQEDARSTEYCTDVAKMVQAPILHVNGDDPEAVMFATQMAMDYRNEFKRDVVIDLVCYRRRGHNEADEPSATQPVMYDKIRKHKTTRDLYAQQLLSAGLIAEDEAKSMELEYRDALDKGDHVVKSLVKEPNKELYVDWQPYLGHEWTARCKTSVGLRTIQRLGKKMGQLPEGFAVQRQVSKIVDDRNKMTQGALPINWGYGEVMAYATLLNEGHPIRLTGQDVGRGTFSHRHAVLHNQKNGDVHIPLADLSEKQPKFELYDSLLSEEAAMAFEYGYSTTKPDALIVWEAQFGDFANGAQVVIDQFLTSGEHKWGRLCGLTLLLPHGYEGQGPEHSSARLERYLQLCAEHNIQVCVPTTPAQVFHMLRRQVKRPLRKPLVAITPKSLLRHKEATSGLDDLTQGTFQTVLPEKEPTDPKKARRLILCSGKVYFDLLEKKKAEGRDDVAIVRLEQLYPFPADDLDEVLKPYTKLTHAVWCQEEPMNQGAWYSSQHHMRQALHRHNPKLYLQYAGRDASAAPACGHLSVHIEEQKKLVNDAFEV, from the coding sequence ATGCATGAAAGCGTCATGGAGCAGTTATGGCAGACATCCCACCTGCAGGGCGGGAATCTGACCTATGTTGAAGAGCTTTTTGAAACTTATCTAACCGATCCCAATGCGATTCCTGAGGAATGGCGTAACTATTTCGACAAACTGCCCCGTGTTGAAGGCTCCCCGGGGAGGGACGTCTCCCACAACGCGATCCGCGAACAGTTTGAGCATATCTCCCGCAATCAACGTCGCCTGGCCCTGGGTGGTGTTCCTGCTTCGGCAACCTCCGATGCCGACCGTAAGCAAATCCGTGTCCTTCAGCTGATCAACGCCTACCGCTTCCGCGGTCACCAGCAAGCCCAGCTCGATCCCCTGGGTGTCTGGGAACGCCAGCCGGTGGAAGATCTGGAAATTGGTTTCCACGATCTGAGCGATGCCGACATGGAGCTGGAATTCCAGACCGGTTCCCTGAACTTCGGCGCGGAAACCATGAAGCTGCGCGACATCGTCGACGGTCTGAACCAGACCTATTGCGGCAGCATTGGCGCGGAATACATGCATGTCGTGGACACGCGCATCAAGCGCTGGTTCCAGCAGCGCATGGAGCCGGTGCGTTCGCGTCCGGAGTACGAAGCCAAGACCCGCAAGCACATCCTTGAGCGTCTGACCGCTGCCGAGGGGCTGGAGAAGTATCTGGGCTCCCGCTACCCGGGTGTCAAGCGCTTCGGCCTGGAAGGCGGCGAGACACTGATTCCGTGCGTCGACGAGCTGATCCAGCGTGCCGGTAGCTACGGCGCCAAGGAAATTGTCATCGGGATGGCTCACCGCGGCCGTCTCAACGTTCTGGTCAACACGCTGGGCAAGAACCCGCGAGAGCTGTTCGACGAGTTCGAGGGCAAGAAGCTGGCGGACGTCGGCTCCGGTGACGTGAAATACCACCAGGGCTTCTCGTCCAACGTGATGACCGAGGGCGGCGAAGTGCATCTGGCGCTGGCCTTCAATCCGTCGCACCTGGAGATCGTCTCTCCGGTTGTCGAAGGCTCCGTACGGGCCCGTCAGACACGCCGCGAAGATCCGGACGGCACCCAGGTTGTGCCGATCATCATGCACGGTGACGCGGCGTTCGCCGGTCAGGGCGTGGTGATGGAAACCTTCCAGATGTCCCAGACCCGGGGCTACGGTGTGGGCGGTACCATTCACATCGTCATCAACAACCAGGTTGGTTTCACCACCAGCAAGCAGGAAGACGCCCGTTCCACCGAATACTGCACCGACGTGGCCAAGATGGTTCAGGCTCCGATCCTGCACGTTAACGGTGACGATCCCGAGGCGGTCATGTTTGCCACCCAGATGGCCATGGACTACCGCAACGAATTCAAGCGGGACGTGGTCATCGATCTGGTCTGCTATCGTCGTCGCGGCCATAACGAGGCCGATGAACCGTCTGCGACCCAGCCGGTCATGTACGACAAGATCCGCAAGCACAAGACCACTCGCGATCTCTACGCCCAGCAATTGCTGTCCGCCGGTCTTATTGCCGAAGACGAAGCCAAGAGCATGGAACTGGAGTACCGCGACGCGCTCGACAAGGGCGATCACGTGGTCAAGTCCCTGGTCAAGGAGCCGAACAAGGAGCTCTACGTCGACTGGCAGCCGTACCTGGGTCACGAGTGGACCGCGCGCTGCAAGACCAGTGTCGGCCTGCGCACCATCCAGCGTCTGGGCAAGAAGATGGGCCAGCTGCCGGAAGGCTTCGCGGTCCAGCGCCAGGTGTCCAAGATCGTCGATGACCGCAACAAGATGACCCAGGGCGCCCTGCCGATTAACTGGGGCTATGGCGAGGTCATGGCGTACGCAACGCTGCTTAACGAAGGCCACCCGATCCGCCTGACCGGTCAGGATGTGGGGCGTGGTACCTTCTCGCACCGTCATGCCGTGCTGCATAACCAGAAGAACGGCGACGTTCATATTCCGTTGGCGGACCTGTCCGAGAAGCAGCCGAAGTTCGAGCTTTACGACTCGCTGCTCTCCGAAGAAGCCGCCATGGCGTTTGAATATGGTTATTCCACCACCAAACCGGACGCGCTGATCGTCTGGGAGGCTCAGTTTGGCGACTTTGCCAACGGTGCCCAGGTGGTGATCGACCAGTTCCTGACCAGTGGTGAGCACAAGTGGGGCCGTCTGTGTGGCCTGACACTGCTGCTGCCGCACGGTTACGAAGGTCAGGGGCCGGAACACAGCTCGGCGCGCCTGGAGCGTTACCTGCAGCTGTGTGCCGAGCACAATATCCAGGTCTGTGTCCCGACCACGCCGGCCCAGGTCTTCCACATGCTGCGCCGCCAGGTGAAGCGCCCGCTGCGTAAGCCGCTCGTCGCGATCACGCCGAAGAGTCTGCTGCGTCACAAGGAAGCGACCTCCGGCCTGGATGACCTGACCCAGGGCACGTTCCAGACCGTTCTGCCGGAGAAGGAACCGACTGATCCCAAGAAGGCCCGGCGCCTGATTCTCTGTAGTGGCAAGGTCTATTTCGACCTGCTGGAGAAAAAGAAGGCAGAAGGCCGTGACGATGTGGCCATCGTCCGACTGGAGCAGCTGTACCCGTTCCCGGCCGACGACCTGGACGAGGTGCTCAAGCCTTACACCAAGCTGACTCATGCGGTCTGGTGTCAGGAAGAGCCGATGAACCAGGGCGCTTGGTACTCCAGCCAGCACCATATGCGCCAGGCGCTCCACCGCCATAATCCGAAACTGTATCTTCAGTATGCGGGTCGGGATGCCTCTGCCGCACCTGCGTGTGGGCACCTCTCGGTACACATTGAAGAGCAGAAAAAACTGGTTAACGACGCGTTCGAAGTTTGA
- a CDS encoding succinate dehydrogenase iron-sulfur subunit has protein sequence MLVSVYRYNPETDNAPYMQDIELEIPAGKDLMVLDVLNLLKEKDPSLAYRRSCREGVCGSDGLNMNGKNGLGCITPISEVVKKNKLVIRPLPGLPVMRDLVVDMSLFYKQYEKIQPYLINHDPEPAIERLQSPEEREKLDGLYECILCACCSTSCPSFWWNPDKFVGPAGLLQAYRFLADSRDQAQEERLANIDDPFSVFRCRGIMNCVSVCPKGLNPTKAIGHIRSLLLQRAT, from the coding sequence ATGTTGGTAAGCGTATATCGGTATAATCCCGAAACTGACAATGCGCCTTACATGCAGGATATTGAACTGGAAATTCCTGCCGGTAAGGATCTGATGGTGCTGGATGTCCTGAACCTGCTGAAGGAAAAGGATCCGTCACTGGCCTATCGTCGCTCCTGCCGCGAAGGCGTCTGCGGTTCCGACGGCCTCAACATGAACGGGAAAAACGGCCTTGGCTGTATCACCCCGATCTCGGAAGTCGTCAAGAAGAACAAGCTCGTGATCCGCCCGCTGCCGGGTCTGCCGGTGATGCGCGACCTGGTGGTCGACATGAGCCTCTTCTACAAGCAGTATGAGAAAATCCAGCCGTACCTGATCAACCATGATCCGGAACCGGCAATCGAACGCCTGCAATCCCCGGAAGAGCGGGAGAAGCTGGATGGCCTGTACGAGTGTATCCTCTGTGCGTGCTGCTCCACTTCCTGTCCGTCCTTCTGGTGGAATCCGGACAAGTTCGTTGGCCCGGCCGGCCTGCTGCAGGCCTATCGGTTCCTCGCCGATAGTCGTGACCAGGCCCAGGAAGAGCGTCTGGCCAATATCGACGATCCGTTCAGTGTGTTCCGGTGCCGTGGCATCATGAACTGCGTCAGCGTGTGTCCCAAGGGGCTGAATCCGACCAAGGCGATTGGTCATATTCGCAGCCTTCTGCTTCAGCGGGCCACCTGA
- the sdhA gene encoding succinate dehydrogenase flavoprotein subunit — translation MSNIKTISYDAIVIGGGGSGMRAALQLTESGMNTACITKVFPTRSHTVSAQGGITCAIASADPNDDWRWHMYDTVKGSDYIGDQDAIEYMCSVGPQAVFELEHMGLPFSRTENGRIYQRPFGGQSKDYGKGGQAARTCAAADRTGHALLHTLYQANLKGGTTFLNEWYAVDLVKNAKNQVVGVIAIEIETGEVAYIKAKATVLATGGAGRIYASTTNALINTGDGIGMALRAGFPVQDMEMWQFHPTGIHGAGTLVTEGCRGEGGYLINSEGERFMERYAPNAKDLAGRDVVARSMVIEILEGRGVGPDKDHVLLKLDHLGEETLNLRLPGICELSRTFAHVDPVKEPIPVVPTCHYMMGGIPTNVGGQAISQDENGNDVFIEGLFACGEAACVSVHGANRLGGNSLLDLVVFGRAAGLHIEKQLREGSDVLEPTEEEIKRAMARLDRLNSTTEGESVAEVRKDLQSTMQLYFGVFRDGESMEKGLKKLDELGERVRNTKLTDRSNAFNTDRVEALELDNLYEVAYATAVSAIERKESRGAHARNDFTERDDENWLKHSLYFPLEKRVGKRDVNFAPKTVDTFQPKIRTY, via the coding sequence ATGTCTAATATCAAGACTATTTCCTATGATGCCATCGTCATTGGCGGTGGTGGCTCCGGCATGCGTGCCGCGCTGCAACTGACCGAGTCGGGCATGAATACCGCCTGTATCACCAAGGTGTTCCCGACCCGTTCCCATACGGTCTCCGCCCAGGGCGGTATCACGTGCGCCATTGCCAGTGCCGACCCCAACGACGATTGGCGCTGGCACATGTATGACACCGTCAAGGGCTCCGACTACATCGGTGACCAGGACGCGATCGAGTACATGTGTTCGGTCGGTCCGCAAGCCGTTTTCGAGCTTGAGCACATGGGGCTGCCTTTCTCCCGTACCGAGAACGGTCGTATCTATCAGCGTCCCTTCGGTGGTCAGTCCAAAGACTATGGTAAAGGCGGTCAGGCGGCGCGTACCTGTGCCGCGGCGGACCGTACCGGTCACGCCCTGTTGCATACGCTTTACCAGGCCAACCTCAAGGGTGGCACGACCTTCCTGAACGAGTGGTACGCGGTCGATCTGGTCAAGAATGCCAAGAACCAGGTGGTTGGTGTCATCGCCATTGAGATCGAGACCGGTGAAGTTGCCTACATCAAGGCGAAGGCCACTGTACTGGCGACAGGCGGTGCCGGTCGTATTTATGCTTCCACCACCAACGCGTTGATCAATACCGGCGACGGTATCGGTATGGCGCTGCGCGCCGGTTTCCCGGTGCAGGATATGGAGATGTGGCAGTTCCATCCGACCGGTATTCACGGTGCCGGTACGCTGGTGACCGAAGGTTGCCGGGGTGAGGGTGGTTACCTGATCAACTCCGAGGGCGAGCGCTTCATGGAGCGCTATGCGCCGAACGCGAAGGATCTGGCGGGTCGTGATGTGGTTGCTCGCTCGATGGTTATCGAGATTCTCGAGGGCCGCGGCGTGGGGCCCGACAAGGATCACGTCCTGTTGAAGCTGGATCACCTGGGTGAAGAAACCCTGAATCTGCGTCTGCCGGGCATCTGTGAGCTGTCGCGGACCTTCGCACACGTGGATCCGGTCAAAGAGCCGATCCCTGTTGTTCCGACCTGCCACTACATGATGGGTGGTATCCCGACTAACGTCGGCGGCCAGGCGATCAGCCAGGACGAAAACGGCAACGACGTCTTCATCGAGGGTCTGTTTGCCTGTGGCGAGGCGGCCTGCGTGTCGGTTCACGGCGCCAACCGTCTGGGCGGCAACTCGCTGCTGGATCTGGTTGTGTTTGGTCGTGCCGCTGGCCTGCATATCGAGAAGCAGCTGCGTGAAGGTTCTGATGTCCTCGAGCCGACCGAAGAGGAAATCAAGCGTGCCATGGCTCGTCTTGACCGCCTCAACAGCACGACCGAAGGTGAGAGTGTTGCCGAGGTTCGCAAAGACCTGCAGAGCACCATGCAGCTTTACTTCGGCGTCTTCCGCGACGGCGAGAGCATGGAAAAAGGTCTCAAGAAGCTGGATGAGCTTGGCGAGCGGGTTCGCAACACCAAGCTGACCGATCGCAGCAATGCCTTCAACACTGATCGTGTCGAGGCGCTTGAACTGGACAACCTGTACGAAGTTGCTTATGCCACCGCGGTTTCAGCCATCGAGCGTAAGGAAAGTCGCGGCGCCCACGCGCGGAACGACTTTACCGAGCGTGACGACGAAAACTGGCTGAAGCATTCGCTGTACTTCCCGCTCGAGAAGCGTGTAGGTAAGCGTGATGTGAACTTCGCGCCGAAAACGGTTGATACATTCCAGCCGAAGATTCGGACCTACTAA
- the sdhD gene encoding succinate dehydrogenase, hydrophobic membrane anchor protein yields the protein MVNSVTNLGRSGVYDWLIQRVTAYVLALYTLFLLGFVLFTNVDYASWAGLFNQTWFRIFSLLALLSIGAHAWVGLWTVTTDYIKATAPRFLAQAFCGVVMFVYVVWGVQILWGL from the coding sequence ATGGTAAACAGCGTAACCAACCTGGGTCGCAGTGGTGTTTACGACTGGCTGATCCAGCGTGTCACGGCCTACGTTCTGGCGCTCTACACGCTGTTCCTGCTGGGCTTTGTCCTGTTCACGAACGTGGATTACGCCAGTTGGGCGGGTCTGTTCAATCAAACCTGGTTCCGGATTTTCAGCCTTCTGGCGCTCCTTTCTATCGGTGCGCACGCCTGGGTTGGGCTCTGGACCGTAACGACTGACTATATCAAGGCGACCGCACCGCGTTTTCTGGCGCAGGCCTTCTGTGGTGTTGTGATGTTCGTCTATGTCGTTTGGGGTGTACAGATTCTCTGGGGGCTTTAA
- the sdhC gene encoding succinate dehydrogenase, cytochrome b556 subunit codes for MNSKRPVNLDLSKFHFPLPAITSILHRISGIIIFIGIAFMLYGLQLSLSGESGFNAVSDLLDSFLAKLIVWGLLSALLYHLVAGIKHLIMDMGYCEELQSGRMAAKATVVISVILIVLAGVWVW; via the coding sequence GTGAATAGCAAACGACCAGTAAATCTCGATCTCAGCAAGTTCCATTTCCCATTGCCGGCGATCACCTCGATCCTGCATCGTATCAGCGGAATCATTATCTTTATCGGTATTGCGTTCATGCTGTACGGGCTGCAACTGTCTCTGTCCGGAGAGAGTGGCTTCAATGCGGTTAGCGACCTGCTGGACAGCTTCCTGGCGAAGCTGATTGTCTGGGGCCTCCTGTCAGCCCTTCTTTACCATCTGGTAGCCGGTATCAAGCACCTGATTATGGACATGGGCTACTGCGAAGAGCTCCAGTCCGGTCGTATGGCCGCCAAGGCCACCGTGGTTATTTCCGTTATTCTGATCGTTCTCGCGGGGGTTTGGGTATGGTAA